In Gopherus evgoodei ecotype Sinaloan lineage unplaced genomic scaffold, rGopEvg1_v1.p scaffold_31_arrow_ctg1, whole genome shotgun sequence, a single window of DNA contains:
- the LOC115640586 gene encoding CD276 antigen-like, whose protein sequence is MSVRSSSQSMLLPFLILHFAVAATLAPDVVAQFEGDITLNCLFPSQPGMNLQRLTLTWQKEQAGAEALVLHSYYYGKEQLERQDQIYRNRTQLDPEGLARGNASLTLRGVRIQDEGIYLCHITSEQGKISVRRQVAVMAPYSEVRLEVSVSSQVTLTCRAEGGYPEASVLWLDGARNNVTAESDTSLQRDLSGLCDVSSRILLARTGYGNYTCILESPRQPRVVRHLSVSCSSDNCTNNLCLPITLPLMVLLGILGIPWCLLRRRFSWCLAASEL, encoded by the exons ATGTCGGTTCGCTCCTCTTCCCAGTCCATGCTGCTTCCCTTCTTGATTCTCCACTTTGCCGTGGCGG CAACCTTGGCGCCAGACGTTGTAGCTCAGTTTGAGGGGGACATCACTCTGaactgcctcttcccatcccagccCGGGATGAACCTCCAGCGTCTGACCCTCACCTGGCAGAAGgagcaggcaggggcagaggcccTGGTGCTTCATAGTTACTATTACGGGAAGGAGCAGCTGGAGAGACAAGACCAGATTTATAGGAACCGGACCCAGCTGGATCCAGAGGGGCTGGCCCGGGGGAATGCGTCCCTGACACTGAGGGGCGTCCGCATCCAGGACGAGGGCATCTATCTCTGCCACATCACCTCGGAGCAGGGCAAGATTTCAGTGAGGAGGCAGGTTGCAGTGATGG CCCCGTATTCGGAAGTCCGACTGGAGGTTAGCGTGAGCAGCCAGGTGACCCTGACCTGCCGTGCGGAGGGCGGGTACCCCGAGGCCTCCGTGCTGTGGCTGGACGGAGCCAGGAACAATGTGACGGCGGAGAgcgacaccagcctgcagagagaCCTCAGCGGGCTCTGTGATGTGAGCAGCCGAATCCTCCTGGCCAGGACAGGGTATGGCAACTACACCTGCATCCTGGAGAGCCCCAGGCAGCCCCGCGTCGTCCGACACCTGAGCGTCTCCTGCAGCTCAG ATAACTGTACTAACAACCTGTGCCTGCCTATCACCCTGCCCCTGATGGTGCTGCTGGGTATTCTGGGAATTCCCTGGTGCTTACTGAGGCGCCGGTTCTCGTGGTGTTTGGCTGCAAGCGAACTGTGA